In Desulfovibrio sp. 86, the following proteins share a genomic window:
- a CDS encoding ACP S-malonyltransferase gives MTQAVLLFPGQGSQEAGMGRDLAEASADAMNLWKLAERASGLPLREIYWDGDDAAMNDTRALQPALTVVNLNLWSAVAGRVKPLAAAGHSLGEFSALAAAGVLSPQSVLELTSLRGRLMAEADPEGKGAMAALLKLDLAQVEKIVADTAAECGEMILVANYNTPGQLVVSGAKAAVALACQKAKEAKGRGIELKVSGAFHSPMMADASKELAPQLRKATWSRPRFPVYCNAHGKAVHEGESALESLLAQMTSSVQWIDTMRNQYDDGARRWLELGPKAVLGKMIAPCLADRAQADQLTVELVNNAESAAALAG, from the coding sequence ATGACACAAGCCGTTCTGCTTTTTCCCGGTCAGGGATCACAGGAAGCGGGCATGGGCCGCGATCTGGCTGAAGCCTCAGCCGACGCCATGAACCTCTGGAAACTGGCCGAGCGGGCCAGCGGCCTGCCCCTGCGCGAAATTTACTGGGACGGCGACGACGCCGCCATGAATGACACGCGCGCCCTGCAACCGGCCCTGACCGTGGTGAACCTGAACCTCTGGAGCGCCGTGGCCGGCCGTGTGAAGCCCCTGGCTGCCGCCGGGCACAGCCTTGGCGAATTCAGCGCCCTGGCCGCCGCAGGGGTGCTCTCGCCCCAAAGCGTGCTGGAACTGACCAGCCTGCGCGGCCGCCTTATGGCCGAGGCTGACCCTGAAGGCAAGGGGGCCATGGCCGCCCTGCTCAAACTGGATCTTGCCCAGGTGGAAAAAATTGTGGCCGACACCGCCGCTGAATGCGGCGAGATGATCCTTGTGGCCAACTACAATACGCCGGGACAGCTTGTGGTCAGCGGCGCCAAGGCCGCCGTGGCCCTGGCCTGCCAGAAGGCCAAGGAAGCCAAGGGCCGAGGCATTGAACTCAAGGTCAGCGGAGCCTTTCACAGCCCCATGATGGCTGACGCCAGCAAGGAGCTCGCCCCGCAACTGCGCAAGGCCACCTGGAGCAGGCCCAGATTTCCCGTCTACTGCAATGCCCACGGCAAGGCCGTTCACGAGGGCGAAAGCGCCCTTGAAAGTCTGCTGGCCCAGATGACCTCATCCGTGCAGTGGATTGACACCATGCGCAATCAATATGATGACGGCGCTCGCCGCTGGCTGGAACTGGGCCCCAAGGCCGTGCTTGGCAAGATGATCGCTCCCTGCCTGGCCGACCGCGCCCAGGCGGATCAACTGACCGTGGAGCTTGTCAATAATGCCGAAAGCGCCGCGGCCCTGGCGGGCTAG
- a CDS encoding SPOR domain-containing protein produces the protein MPPPLRKPRQKTAASPAASDKKRLILRLSAPMATLLGLILMAAVGWSFFMGFMVGRGQNPEQRVEQMTGLQLDKQAQQTAQGGVDAPNTPIAAAAGDQSDAAAPKGQEAPAPDGVAAGPQAAAVPAAPPAAEASSPANPSAYPFDRPSASSLAAWGIKPSQAGAQPGAQPGAQAASKAPATQASAQAQKPAAPQAPQYDFVFQVAAFKSADDADKLRKKLEERGIRTRLEKSGKVQLVMVNLRGTDLDATNLREELGRMKLGAPIQKSKKAVPGKSRSTGR, from the coding sequence ATGCCCCCACCGCTACGCAAGCCCAGACAAAAAACCGCCGCAAGCCCCGCCGCAAGCGATAAAAAACGGCTCATCCTACGCCTGTCGGCCCCCATGGCCACCCTGCTGGGACTTATACTCATGGCCGCCGTGGGCTGGTCTTTCTTTATGGGCTTTATGGTGGGCCGGGGACAAAACCCGGAACAGCGCGTCGAGCAGATGACCGGCCTGCAACTGGACAAACAGGCCCAGCAGACGGCGCAAGGCGGCGTGGATGCCCCGAATACGCCGATAGCGGCTGCCGCCGGGGATCAATCCGACGCCGCAGCCCCCAAAGGGCAGGAAGCCCCCGCCCCCGACGGCGTTGCTGCAGGGCCGCAGGCGGCGGCAGTGCCCGCCGCCCCTCCAGCCGCCGAGGCTAGCAGCCCGGCCAACCCCTCGGCCTATCCCTTTGATCGGCCCAGCGCCAGCAGCCTGGCCGCCTGGGGCATCAAGCCCTCTCAGGCAGGAGCGCAGCCTGGCGCGCAACCTGGTGCGCAGGCTGCCTCAAAAGCTCCCGCCACGCAGGCATCGGCTCAGGCCCAGAAGCCTGCGGCCCCGCAAGCGCCACAGTACGACTTTGTTTTTCAGGTGGCGGCGTTCAAAAGCGCCGATGACGCCGACAAGCTGCGCAAAAAGCTTGAAGAGCGCGGCATACGCACACGCCTGGAAAAAAGCGGCAAGGTTCAACTGGTCATGGTCAATCTGCGCGGCACAGATCTTGACGCAACCAACCTGCGCGAAGAGCTTGGCCGCATGAAACTCGGCGCGCCCATACAGAAGTCCAAAAAGGCTGTGCCCGGCAAAAGCCGCAGCACGGGCCGCTAA
- the argS gene encoding arginine--tRNA ligase, whose amino-acid sequence MRAIETLRTALAAIIEEEGLAWPAKTVIEPPRDPRHGDLSVNSAMLLAKEAKTNPRELGQKFAQKLQERCPDVEKVEVAGPGFCNVTFSQTFWRETVADIESAGQSYGESKEPGRRVLLEYVSANPTGPLHVGHGRGAAVGDSLARLLRKAGHHVHTEYYINDAGRQMRLLGLSVWLRVLELAGRTVEWPEDYYKGDYIIDIAREMLEANPALPDMPAAEGENVCYDKAMNDILNGIKDDLRDFRVEHLRWFSEKTLVEDGAVDAAFAALGKSGYTYDKDNAFWFATEQLGDDKDRVLRKSDGTLTYFASDIAYHHDKFERGFDWLIDIWGADHHGYIPRMRAAITAMGKDQSSFDVVLIQLVNLLREGQPVSMSTRAGTFETLSDVIKEVGADAARFMFLSRKSDSPLDFDLELAKQRSMDNPVYYVQYAYARICAVLRRAAERGFELPEKTDAALLAPLDTPEDMALLRKVAGFEDMLQSAAQCLGVHHVSHYLTELAGLLHSYYAKHQVLLADDAPRTLARLALLRAVGQVVRNGLDVLGVSAPESM is encoded by the coding sequence ATGCGCGCCATTGAAACCCTGCGCACGGCCCTGGCGGCCATTATTGAAGAAGAGGGCCTTGCCTGGCCCGCCAAAACGGTCATCGAGCCGCCCCGCGATCCCCGCCACGGCGACCTTTCCGTCAACTCGGCCATGCTGCTGGCCAAGGAAGCCAAAACCAATCCCCGCGAACTTGGGCAAAAATTTGCCCAGAAGCTTCAGGAACGCTGCCCAGACGTGGAAAAGGTCGAAGTCGCCGGGCCGGGCTTTTGCAACGTGACCTTCAGCCAGACCTTCTGGCGTGAAACCGTCGCCGACATCGAAAGTGCGGGCCAGAGCTACGGCGAAAGCAAGGAACCCGGCCGCAGGGTGCTTCTGGAATATGTTTCGGCCAACCCCACAGGGCCGCTGCATGTGGGTCACGGGCGCGGGGCCGCCGTGGGCGACAGCCTGGCGCGCCTGCTGCGCAAGGCCGGGCACCACGTGCATACGGAATACTACATCAATGACGCCGGTCGCCAGATGCGCCTGCTGGGCCTTTCCGTATGGCTGCGCGTGCTGGAACTGGCCGGGCGCACGGTGGAATGGCCCGAAGACTATTACAAAGGCGACTATATCATTGATATCGCCCGCGAAATGCTTGAAGCCAATCCCGCCCTGCCCGACATGCCCGCAGCCGAGGGCGAGAACGTGTGCTACGACAAGGCCATGAACGACATCCTCAACGGCATCAAGGACGACTTGCGCGATTTTCGCGTGGAGCATCTGCGCTGGTTTTCTGAAAAAACCCTTGTGGAAGACGGCGCGGTGGACGCGGCCTTTGCGGCGCTGGGCAAATCCGGCTATACCTATGACAAGGACAATGCCTTCTGGTTCGCCACCGAGCAGCTCGGCGACGACAAGGACCGCGTGCTCAGAAAGTCCGACGGCACGCTGACCTACTTTGCCTCCGACATCGCCTATCACCACGACAAGTTCGAACGCGGCTTTGACTGGCTTATCGACATCTGGGGCGCTGATCACCACGGCTACATTCCCCGTATGCGCGCGGCCATCACGGCCATGGGCAAGGATCAGAGCAGTTTTGACGTGGTGCTCATCCAGCTTGTGAACCTGCTGCGCGAGGGCCAGCCCGTGAGCATGTCCACCAGGGCGGGAACCTTTGAAACCCTGTCCGACGTTATCAAGGAAGTGGGCGCGGACGCGGCGCGCTTCATGTTTTTATCGCGCAAAAGCGACAGCCCGCTGGACTTTGACCTGGAACTTGCCAAACAGCGCAGTATGGACAACCCTGTCTACTACGTGCAATACGCCTACGCGCGCATCTGCGCGGTGCTGCGCAGGGCCGCCGAACGCGGCTTCGAGCTGCCTGAAAAAACGGACGCCGCTCTGCTGGCCCCGCTGGACACGCCCGAAGACATGGCCCTGCTGCGCAAGGTCGCCGGTTTCGAAGACATGCTGCAATCCGCCGCGCAGTGCCTGGGCGTGCACCATGTGAGCCACTACCTGACGGAACTGGCCGGGCTTCTGCACAGCTATTACGCCAAGCATCAGGTGCTGCTGGCCGACGATGCCCCGCGCACCCTGGCCCGCCTGGCCCTGCTGCGTGCCGTTGGACAGGTCGTGCGCAACGGCCTGGATGTGCTCGGCGTCAGCGCGCCGGAAAGCATGTAA
- a CDS encoding class I SAM-dependent methyltransferase, with amino-acid sequence MNSHNTVEKGEAFTGMRAGKHYERMARIFGLNEDFYKRAVGDLRLEDGMKALDMGCGTGALSFALAHRSSPRCTIHGVDLSEDQTIYASNRPGGQGGALHFSTASMDEALFPDGALDLAMTSLALHEASPEVRRAALSNIARMLKPGGKFLLVDVAKPQLRGWGLVLRPLMALTEKFRDNRENSYADICAKLGLIQIADQYINVIIRRQVFVKPA; translated from the coding sequence ATGAACAGCCACAACACAGTGGAAAAAGGCGAGGCTTTTACAGGGATGCGCGCGGGCAAACACTACGAACGCATGGCCAGAATATTCGGGCTGAACGAGGACTTTTACAAGCGCGCCGTTGGCGACCTGCGTCTTGAAGACGGCATGAAGGCTCTGGACATGGGGTGCGGCACGGGAGCCCTGAGTTTTGCATTGGCGCACAGATCGTCGCCGCGCTGCACCATACACGGGGTGGATCTTTCCGAAGATCAGACGATCTATGCCAGCAACCGCCCTGGCGGTCAGGGCGGGGCCTTGCATTTCAGCACGGCGTCTATGGATGAGGCGCTTTTTCCCGATGGGGCGCTGGATCTTGCCATGACCTCACTGGCCCTGCACGAGGCAAGCCCGGAGGTGCGCCGCGCCGCCTTGAGCAATATTGCCCGCATGCTGAAACCCGGCGGCAAATTTCTGTTGGTGGATGTGGCAAAACCGCAGCTACGCGGGTGGGGGCTTGTGTTGCGCCCGCTCATGGCCCTGACAGAAAAGTTCCGCGATAACCGTGAAAACAGCTATGCGGACATCTGCGCAAAGCTGGGGCTTATTCAGATCGCAGACCAGTACATCAACGTCATAATACGGCGGCAGGTTTTCGTGAAGCCCGCGTAG
- a CDS encoding dolichyl-diphosphooligosaccharide--protein glycosyltransferase subunit STT3, whose translation MPQQSPAPEHNHSAELSPENAAHGLSASAGPMPEPSENSGATGGALGDANGHAGRETRVNPQALAHPWALPRAVNLGFPPGPDVAGYWLRGFFWGVVTLVMAFGLRMLEWPCWQNPEYRLGSQWLLATHDAYHWVAGAEGIGLAVGHPMAVMLRLLADALGTYPAAVAFWFPAVLASFVALIVYAWVWALGSMEAGVAAGLLTSLAPGFLARTMLGYYDTDLVTLFFPLLMTLAPASWAMRYMLLPQMVLRRLAIGSGIMTARRLFSRGLPEDGLVERLRHAEHLGNPLRWQWIVLLGCSGVISWWTQEWHSVFPYLIRYNVLLLAFMSLIMAPRGRRALLLLGSLAYALPTLSGPVGLSFSLLLLLAGTKSGLKARRMLCRPWVLVLLWVGVAALLVHGEILTTLMNHVNAYLKHAGDVKSTGEGAVLMYPSVNQSIIEVQDLSFAALFPYFHPWTEAAILGLLGFFVVIVRRPGALFLLPLAALGLLSTKLGGRMVMFGAPVVALGLALPLYWVWQRLLRTNLRGSVAGLLTSAVLVALMVVPFVEMIPAMSQGPMINRRHAEALTRARTMTPPDSMLWLWWDWGYAAHYFSRRATIADGAQHAGPSLYLPAAVFATDNARFARQLIRYTALRGNEAGNVFEGLDGNSAQALMDKLRSDETPLIEAKGKLYLVVSFEMLRLGFWISNFGNWNFVTHSGEGGALSIVPQELAYRLDTGEVRLEGSTSAIYASSITVFEETGVTRHNYIQEWFDAHPNATQQQQQEFLSNRRNINFFFNRVTDEKLAMDEGLYNSLMVQLLMGEPQNPRFSPYFKLVYDNVFARIYEVL comes from the coding sequence ATGCCCCAGCAGAGCCCTGCACCTGAACACAATCACTCGGCGGAACTTTCGCCGGAAAACGCGGCGCACGGCCTTTCCGCCAGCGCCGGGCCCATGCCGGAACCCTCTGAAAATTCCGGCGCCACTGGCGGGGCCTTGGGTGACGCCAACGGGCATGCGGGGCGCGAGACGCGCGTAAACCCGCAGGCTTTGGCGCATCCGTGGGCCTTGCCGCGTGCCGTGAACCTGGGTTTTCCGCCAGGGCCGGATGTGGCCGGGTACTGGCTGCGGGGATTTTTCTGGGGCGTCGTGACGCTTGTGATGGCTTTCGGGCTGCGCATGCTGGAATGGCCCTGCTGGCAAAATCCTGAATACCGTTTGGGCAGCCAGTGGCTCCTGGCCACGCACGACGCCTATCACTGGGTGGCCGGAGCAGAGGGCATCGGCCTGGCTGTGGGGCACCCCATGGCGGTAATGCTGCGCTTGCTGGCCGACGCCCTGGGCACGTATCCCGCCGCTGTGGCCTTCTGGTTTCCGGCGGTGCTGGCGAGCTTTGTGGCCCTTATCGTCTATGCCTGGGTATGGGCTTTGGGCAGCATGGAAGCGGGCGTGGCGGCCGGGCTGCTCACGTCGCTTGCGCCGGGCTTTCTGGCCCGCACCATGCTCGGCTATTATGACACCGATCTGGTGACGCTGTTTTTCCCCCTGCTCATGACCCTGGCCCCGGCCAGCTGGGCCATGCGCTATATGCTGCTGCCGCAGATGGTCTTGCGCCGTCTGGCCATAGGATCTGGCATCATGACGGCCCGGCGGCTGTTCAGCCGGGGCCTGCCCGAAGACGGGCTGGTCGAGCGGTTGCGCCATGCCGAGCACCTTGGCAATCCTCTGCGTTGGCAGTGGATCGTGCTGCTGGGCTGTTCGGGCGTCATTTCGTGGTGGACGCAGGAATGGCACTCGGTTTTTCCCTATCTTATCCGCTACAACGTGCTTTTGCTGGCCTTCATGAGCCTCATCATGGCTCCGCGCGGGCGGCGCGCGCTGCTGCTTCTGGGCAGCCTCGCGTATGCCCTGCCGACGCTGTCGGGCCCGGTGGGTCTGAGTTTCAGCCTGCTGCTTCTGCTGGCGGGCACAAAGTCCGGCCTCAAGGCGCGGCGCATGCTCTGCCGTCCGTGGGTTCTGGTGCTGCTGTGGGTGGGCGTTGCGGCCCTCCTGGTGCACGGTGAAATTCTCACCACGCTCATGAACCACGTCAACGCCTACCTGAAGCACGCCGGCGACGTCAAAAGCACGGGCGAGGGGGCGGTGCTCATGTATCCCTCGGTGAACCAGTCCATCATCGAGGTGCAGGATCTGAGCTTCGCGGCCCTGTTCCCCTATTTCCATCCCTGGACGGAAGCGGCCATCCTCGGCCTTCTGGGCTTTTTTGTGGTCATAGTGCGCCGGCCGGGAGCGCTTTTTCTGCTGCCCCTGGCGGCCCTTGGGCTTCTGAGCACCAAGCTTGGCGGGCGTATGGTCATGTTCGGCGCCCCCGTGGTGGCCCTGGGTCTGGCCCTGCCCCTGTACTGGGTCTGGCAGCGCCTTTTGCGCACCAACCTGCGCGGGTCCGTGGCCGGGCTGCTGACCTCAGCCGTGCTGGTGGCCCTGATGGTGGTTCCCTTTGTGGAGATGATCCCCGCCATGTCGCAGGGGCCCATGATCAACCGCCGCCACGCCGAAGCCCTGACGCGGGCGCGCACCATGACGCCCCCGGACTCCATGCTCTGGCTGTGGTGGGACTGGGGCTACGCCGCCCACTATTTTTCACGCCGCGCCACCATTGCCGACGGCGCGCAGCACGCCGGGCCGTCGCTGTACTTGCCCGCCGCCGTTTTCGCCACCGACAACGCCCGTTTTGCCCGTCAGCTCATCCGCTACACGGCCTTGCGCGGCAATGAAGCCGGCAACGTTTTTGAGGGGCTGGACGGAAATTCGGCCCAGGCCCTCATGGACAAGCTGCGCTCTGACGAAACGCCGCTCATTGAGGCCAAGGGCAAGCTCTATCTTGTGGTAAGCTTTGAAATGCTGCGGCTGGGCTTCTGGATAAGCAATTTCGGCAACTGGAATTTTGTCACGCACTCTGGCGAGGGCGGGGCGCTGTCCATTGTGCCGCAGGAGCTTGCCTACCGGCTGGACACGGGCGAAGTGCGCCTTGAGGGCAGCACCAGCGCCATCTACGCCTCATCCATCACCGTGTTTGAGGAAACCGGCGTCACGCGGCACAACTATATTCAGGAGTGGTTTGACGCGCACCCCAACGCTACGCAGCAACAGCAGCAGGAATTTTTGTCCAATCGGCGCAACATCAACTTTTTCTTCAACCGTGTGACGGACGAAAAGCTGGCCATGGACGAAGGGCTGTACAATTCCCTCATGGTGCAACTGCTTATGGGCGAACCGCAGAATCCGCGTTTTTCGCCCTATTTCAAGCTGGTGTATGACAACGTGTTCGCCAGGATTTACGAAGTGCTGTAA
- a CDS encoding NUDIX domain-containing protein translates to MKKDVVCPHCGKPYSCFRNPAPTADVIIYEPGRGVVIIRRRHTPIGFALPGGFIDEGEQAEEAAVREMREETGLDVELTGLLGVYSRPKRDPRQHTLTVVFTGKARNPDAICAGDDAAQAAFYPLDALPQPLVFDHAEILEHFRQALAGQRQVAAVQPLACHHLPDMNAGTDKSVSSAVSAAPATSSGHEGEKC, encoded by the coding sequence ATGAAAAAAGACGTCGTCTGCCCCCACTGCGGCAAGCCCTATTCCTGCTTTCGCAATCCCGCGCCCACGGCGGATGTGATCATTTACGAGCCGGGCAGGGGGGTGGTGATCATCCGGCGCAGGCACACGCCCATCGGCTTTGCCCTGCCGGGCGGATTCATAGACGAGGGCGAGCAGGCTGAAGAGGCCGCCGTTCGTGAAATGCGTGAAGAAACAGGGCTTGACGTGGAACTGACGGGATTGCTGGGCGTGTATTCACGGCCCAAGCGCGATCCCCGCCAGCACACGCTTACCGTGGTTTTTACGGGCAAGGCGCGTAATCCTGACGCCATCTGCGCCGGGGACGACGCGGCCCAGGCCGCTTTTTATCCGCTGGACGCCCTGCCGCAGCCGCTGGTCTTTGACCATGCGGAAATTCTGGAGCATTTCAGGCAGGCCCTGGCCGGACAGCGGCAGGTGGCGGCCGTGCAGCCCCTGGCCTGCCACCATCTGCCCGATATGAACGCCGGTACGGACAAAAGCGTGAGCTCAGCCGTATCCGCCGCGCCCGCCACATCGTCAGGACATGAAGGGGAGAAGTGCTGA
- a CDS encoding 23S rRNA (pseudouridine(1915)-N(3))-methyltransferase RlmH: protein MAGKPLRCISVGKLKTPFWKDAAAHYLTRINRWRPLEYTEVRDGDAALPPDQRNALEGRRIIEALTPQDVVLVLDERGQGLTSPQMAALLQQMDQDARGRACFIIGGAWGLDDCVRQKACKMIRLSDMTLPHELARVVLLEQIYRAECILRKVPYHH from the coding sequence ATGGCAGGCAAACCCTTACGATGCATCAGCGTGGGCAAGTTAAAAACACCTTTCTGGAAAGACGCCGCAGCCCACTACCTCACGCGCATCAACCGCTGGCGGCCCCTGGAATATACCGAAGTGCGCGACGGCGACGCCGCCCTGCCCCCTGATCAGCGCAATGCCCTTGAGGGAAGGCGCATCATTGAGGCCCTGACGCCTCAGGACGTGGTTCTTGTGCTGGACGAGCGCGGCCAGGGGCTTACCTCGCCCCAGATGGCCGCCCTGCTGCAGCAGATGGATCAGGACGCGCGCGGCCGGGCCTGCTTTATTATCGGCGGAGCCTGGGGCCTGGACGATTGCGTGCGCCAGAAAGCCTGTAAAATGATCCGCCTGTCGGACATGACCCTGCCGCACGAACTGGCCCGCGTGGTGCTGCTGGAGCAGATTTACCGCGCGGAATGCATCTTGCGCAAGGTTCCCTACCACCACTGA
- a CDS encoding L-threonylcarbamoyladenylate synthase has product MSLQSFCQDLQEAVACLRGGHALIFPTETFYGLGCLATDSVAVARVYQLKRRPVHKPLPLLAASAEQVRAVACLEGMPEALAAFWPGPLTVLLPARPAVPAALVNERGQVAVRVTPHPVAAALALGAGGPLTASSANLNGRQPVSRVEQLDPELLAALEHEGQRPCVLTLGPFPQGGEPSTLVEPLADGESAGGSSRRLRMVRAGAVSAQALKAAGFTVV; this is encoded by the coding sequence ATGTCTCTCCAATCATTCTGTCAGGATCTGCAAGAGGCCGTTGCCTGTCTGCGCGGCGGTCATGCGCTGATTTTTCCCACCGAAACCTTTTATGGTCTGGGCTGTCTGGCCACAGACAGCGTGGCCGTGGCCAGAGTCTACCAGTTGAAGCGGCGTCCCGTCCATAAGCCCTTGCCCCTGCTGGCGGCCAGCGCGGAACAGGTGCGGGCCGTGGCCTGCCTTGAGGGCATGCCCGAAGCCCTTGCCGCCTTCTGGCCGGGGCCGCTCACGGTGCTGCTGCCCGCGAGGCCCGCAGTGCCTGCGGCTCTTGTGAATGAACGCGGTCAGGTGGCGGTGCGGGTGACGCCGCATCCCGTGGCGGCGGCTCTGGCCCTGGGCGCGGGCGGTCCGCTGACGGCCAGCAGCGCCAATCTCAACGGGCGGCAGCCCGTGTCTCGCGTGGAACAACTGGACCCCGAACTCCTGGCCGCGCTGGAACACGAGGGGCAGAGGCCCTGCGTACTGACCCTTGGCCCGTTCCCGCAGGGAGGAGAGCCTTCAACCCTTGTGGAACCCCTGGCGGACGGAGAAAGCGCCGGAGGGAGCTCGCGGCGGCTGCGTATGGTTCGCGCCGGGGCTGTGAGCGCTCAGGCCCTGAAGGCTGCGGGCTTTACGGTTGTCTAA
- a CDS encoding 16S rRNA (guanine(527)-N(7))-methyltransferase RsmG produces the protein MQRQVVDRKELARLAAATGADVPQEALEPLGVYLEMLCQWNKAMNLVGPHSWQDMLTRLVADSFHLASFLESLPVPAAPLTWDLGAGAGLPGIPLRMLWARGAYYMVEVREKRALFLSSVLSQTQLPNTHVFRGPVEHFFHGQYYPADCIVSRAFMPWRQLLDLALPRLRREGHLVILALEPAPEVLPAPWRLAGQRSYVVAGSGRWFWALTPDMPESDRKAFNAGQHKEDGA, from the coding sequence ATGCAGCGACAAGTGGTAGACAGGAAGGAACTGGCCCGGCTGGCGGCGGCCACAGGCGCGGACGTGCCGCAGGAGGCCCTGGAGCCTCTTGGCGTATACCTTGAGATGCTCTGTCAGTGGAACAAGGCCATGAACCTTGTGGGCCCGCACTCCTGGCAGGATATGCTCACCCGTCTTGTGGCGGACAGTTTTCATCTTGCGTCCTTTCTGGAAAGCCTGCCCGTGCCGGCCGCTCCCCTGACCTGGGATCTCGGCGCTGGCGCTGGGCTGCCGGGCATACCCCTGCGCATGTTGTGGGCCAGGGGCGCGTATTATATGGTTGAAGTGCGGGAAAAAAGGGCGCTTTTTCTCTCCAGCGTGCTTTCGCAGACCCAGTTGCCCAACACGCACGTTTTTCGCGGCCCTGTGGAGCATTTTTTTCACGGCCAGTATTATCCGGCGGATTGCATTGTAAGCAGGGCCTTCATGCCCTGGCGGCAACTTCTGGATCTGGCCTTGCCCAGGCTGCGCCGCGAGGGACACCTTGTGATTCTGGCGCTGGAGCCCGCGCCGGAAGTTCTGCCAGCCCCCTGGCGTCTGGCCGGGCAGCGCAGCTATGTGGTCGCGGGCAGTGGGCGCTGGTTCTGGGCGCTCACCCCCGATATGCCGGAAAGCGACCGTAAAGCTTTCAATGCCGGTCAGCATAAAGAAGACGGAGCATAG
- a CDS encoding MarR family winged helix-turn-helix transcriptional regulator, giving the protein MYDKDYKKTAVELRIQQSILDDHDDPDIQRLRNNHICFALLSLVNQFYMLERQCRNFGTDVEIHLAEIQMIMTIHNAQGIHVNGLAEKLRITKGSVSEMLRKLERKGLVRKEKDPLKMTRLNIYLTDKGLLAHQNHICLHQKLDNLVLEVVAEYGPELLKSFTQMLNNILMRLVAYSKG; this is encoded by the coding sequence ATGTACGATAAGGACTACAAAAAAACCGCCGTCGAACTGCGCATTCAGCAGTCAATTCTCGACGACCACGACGACCCGGACATCCAGCGCCTGCGCAATAATCACATCTGCTTCGCTCTGCTCTCGCTGGTAAACCAGTTTTACATGCTGGAACGTCAATGCCGCAATTTTGGCACTGATGTGGAGATTCATCTGGCGGAAATCCAGATGATCATGACCATTCACAATGCCCAGGGCATTCATGTGAACGGCCTGGCCGAAAAACTTAGGATAACCAAGGGCAGCGTTTCTGAAATGCTGCGCAAACTTGAACGCAAGGGGCTTGTGCGCAAGGAAAAGGACCCGCTGAAAATGACCAGGCTGAACATTTATCTTACGGATAAAGGATTGCTCGCCCACCAGAACCACATCTGTTTGCACCAGAAACTCGACAATCTTGTGCTTGAAGTGGTGGCAGAATATGGCCCGGAACTACTGAAAAGTTTTACGCAGATGCTCAATAACATTCTGATGAGGCTCGTCGCCTACAGCAAGGGCTGA